Proteins found in one Vespula pensylvanica isolate Volc-1 chromosome 10, ASM1446617v1, whole genome shotgun sequence genomic segment:
- the LOC122632550 gene encoding IQ motif and SEC7 domain-containing protein 1 isoform X1, translated as MNSIVDRDSRKMTRLDENHSKLVISNIQNRSQRFSTMCGNYSNEMMIHYTRRSKSGLFLEETHRRDQDFGYLCNSSLLLGFPQKMERPSHSSNVNQMHGGGNVHGVYSSGSQTSLSTSYVTGQSYMQGQNYVHGAYSSPNVHTGYPHTSYSQPQSYGTMVQGYGGQPQMGYQQNHLKKGTVRNGDVLKRCRLQTAYELSQDLLDKQIEMLERKYGGVKARNAALTIQRAFRRYTLLKKFAAITAMAKAEKRLSRKLQDPVDRPVNATDHERMAYHSQIYIQQNQTANRPMPIRSMSLRERRHVDNSQSPIPRSQSGRCEIQIGGGGGGHQHVNHSLHQSGRHTPSLAPSPCNRHQPLPPSPCWESSSQESGSSIHYYNPQDTLCGLRQDTPPRDLLRTPCTSPSGPHNLQTPISQNWNNTSQLSSAGRSRGGSGKKVPPEVPKRTSSITSRSMEPRHNGLSKSVENGSLSSVQSSGSDSTNCESSEGDAQRGSPVWKHKGISSSPEHQDCASHTTDTGTIINSVKDLGHSHASSSYQLPLMDHADSMPQTSYKVSETVRKRQYRVGLNLFNKKPERGISYLIRRGFLENSPQGVARFLISRKGLSKQMIGEYLGNLQNTFNMAVLECFSHELDLSGMQVDVALRKFQAYFRMPGEAQKIERLMEVFSQRYCQCNPDVVSRLRSADTVFVLAFAIIMLNTDLHTPNLKPERRMRLDDFVKNLRGIDDCGDIDKDILVGIYERVKDNEFKPGSDHVSQVMKVQATIVGKKPNMALPHRRLVCYCRLYEIPDIHKKERPGVHQREVFLFNDLLVVTKILSKKKNSVTYTFRQSFPLCGMVVTLFEVPHYPYGIRLSQRVDGKVLVTFNARNEHDRCKFVEDLRESISEMDEMETLRIETELERQKSSRGARGGAENRDSGVADVEVCPCPGPCSERSETVDMDTQLKRSALSNSLLDIHEQFAGEKPQRRGSVGSLDSGMSISFQSTSASSMSQGIKHPGQQVHPVHPGATIPGGSKGLTQQPSFLGGLFAKRERKLSQSDDSTPYSRTTEV; from the exons ATGAATTCGATCGTAGATCGTGATTCGCGAAAAATGACTAGATTAGACGAAAATCATTCGAAATTagttatatcgaatatacaGAATCGTTCTCAACGTTTTTCAACGATGTGTGGAAATTATTCCAACGAGATGATGATACATTATACTAGAAGATCGAAGAGTGGTCTTTTTTTGGAGGAGACCCATAGAAGAGACCAAGATTTTGGTTACCTTTGTAACTCGTCGTTACTGTTGGG TTTTCCGCAAAAGATGGAAAGGCCGTCGCACAGTTCGAACGTTAATCAAATGCATGGAGGTGGCAACGTACACGGCGTTTATTCATCTGGAAGTCAGACCAGTCTCTCAACTTCCTACGTTACTGGACAATCTTATATGCAGGGACAAAATTACGTACACGGTGCATACTCATCGCCCAATGTACATACAGGCTATCCTCATACGAGTTATTCTCAACCACAAAGTTATGGTACCATGGTACAGGGATATGGTGGACAACCCCAAATGGGTTATCAACAAAATCATCTTAAAAAGGGAACCGTACGAAACGGTGACGTCTTGAAGAGATGCAGACTTCAAACTGC ATACGAACTATCTCAGGATCTTCTTGACAAGCAAATCGAGATGCTAGAACGAAAATATGGCGGCGTTAAGGCAAGGAATGCGGCATTGACGATACAACGTGCGTTTAGGAGGTACACATTGTTGAAAAAATTCGCTGCCATAACGGCAATGGCAAAGGCGGAGAAAAGATTGAGCAGAAAACTACAGGACCCTGTAGATCGTCCAGTTAACGCAACTGATCACGAAAGGATGGCCTATCACAgtcagatatatatacaacagaATCAAACGGCGAACAGGCCGATGCCTATAAGGAGTATGTCGCTTAGGGAGAGGAGACACGTCGATAATTCGCAATCGCCAATACCAAGAAGTCAAAGTGGCAGGTGTGAGATTCAAataggtggtggtggtggtggacaTCAACACGTTAATCATAGCTTGCATCAAAGTGGTAGGCATACACCATCTTTGGCACCTAGCCCGTGCAACAGACATCAGCCTTTACCTCCTAGCCCTTGCTGGGAATCGAGTTCTCAGGAGAGTGGTTCCAGCATTCATTACTACAATCCACAG GATACCTTGTGTGGTCTTAGACAAGATACACCCCCTAGAGATTTACTTCGAACGCCATGCACTTCTCCGTCTGGGCCACACAATCTTCAGACCCCGATATCGCAGAACTGGAACAACACGAGCCAACTTAGCTCTGCCGGTAGATCCAGGGGTGGTTCCGGTAAGAAAGTACCACCGGAAGTTCCAAAAAGAACGTCTTCCATCACGTCGAGATCAATGGAACCGCGTCACAATGGTCTGAGCAAAAGCGTAGAAAACGGTAGCCTGAGCTCCGTCCAAAGTTCCGGTAGCGACTCCACCAACTGTGAGAGTTCCGAGGGTGACGCTCAGAGAGGGTCACCGGTATGGAAACACAAAGGAATC TCGAGTTCACCCGAACATCAAGATTGTGCAAGTCATACTACCGACACtggaacgataataaatagcGTGAAGGATCTCGGCCATTCCCATGCTAGTTCCAGTTATCAATTACCATTAATGGATCATGCCGATTCAATGCCACAAACGAGTTATAAAGTATCAGAGACCGTAAGAAAACGCCAATATAGGGTTGGATtaaatcttttcaataaaaagcCAGAAAGAGGAATAAGTTATTTAATAAGACGTGGATTCCTTGAGAACAGTCCGCAAGGAGTTGCGAGGTTTTTAATTAGTAGAAAGGGATTATCGAAACAAATGATCGGAGAATATCTTggaaatttacaaaatacttTTAACATGGCTGTACTCGA atgcTTCTCGCATGAACTAGATTTATCGGGGATGCAGGTCGACGTTGCACTGCGAAAATTCCAAGCGTATTTCAGAATGCCCGGGGAGGCACAAAAGATCGAACGTTTGATGGAAGTATTCAGTCAACGTTACTGCCAATGTAATCCTGACGTTGTCTCGAGATTACGTTCGGCCGATACAGTATTTGTTTTGGCATTTGCAATAATCATGCTAAATACAGATTTACATACGCCGAATCTAAAACCAGAACGTAGAATGAGACTCGATGACTTCGTTAAGAATCTCAGGGGTATCGACGATTGCGGTGACATTGATAAGGACATACTCGTTGGCATTTACGAGAGAGTTAAGGACAACGAATTTAAACCGGGCTCCGATCACGTATCTCAAGTTATGAAGGTCCAAGCTACGATAGTTGGGAAAAAACCAAATATGGCTTTGCCGCATAGAAGATTGGTCTGTTATTGTAGATTATACGAGATACCGGATATTCACAAGAAGGAAAGACCTGGGGTACATCAAAGGGAGGTCTTCCTTTTTAACGACTTACTCGTTGTTACCAAAATTttgagtaagaaaaagaacagcGTTACGTACACGTTCAGACAAAGTTTTCCACTTTGCGGAATGGTCGTGACATTATTCGAGGTTCCTC ATTATCCGTATGGAATAAGATTGTCTCAACGGGTCGATGGCAAAGTCCTAGTCACATTCAACGCCAGGAACGAACACGATAGATGTAAATTTGTTGAAGATCTTCGCGAGTCGATAAGCGAAATGGACGAAATGGAAACATTGAGGATCGAAACGGAATTGGAACGGCAAAAAAGTAGCAGAGGTGCGAGAGGGGGTGCCGAAAATAGAGATTCTGGTGTAGCCGACGTAGAAGTTTGTCCTTGTCCAGGACCATGTTCCGAAAGATCAGAAACAGTCGACATGGATACACAATTGAAACGTTCCGCTCTGAGTAACTCGTTACTAGATATACACGAACAAT TCGCCGGTGAGAAACCGCAACGTCGTGGGAGCGTAGGCTCGTTAGATAGCGGTATgtcaatttcatttcaatctaCTTCTGCGAGTTCTATGAGCCAGGGTATTAAACATCCTGGACAACAAGTGCATCCTGTTCACCCAGGTGCTACGATTCCTGGTGGTAGCAAAGGTCTCACTCAACAGCCATCTTTTTTAGGCGGCCTCTTTGCTAAACGCGAACGAAAGCTATCGCAGTCGGATGACTCAACACCTTATAGCCGTACTACGGAAGTATAA
- the LOC122632550 gene encoding IQ motif and SEC7 domain-containing protein 1 isoform X4 — MNSIVDRDSRKMTRLDENHSKLVISNIQNRSQRFSTMCGNYSNEMMIHYTRRSKSGLFLEETHRRDQDFGYLCNSSLLLGFPQKMERPSHSSNVNQMHGGGNVHGVYSSGSQTSLSTSYVTGQSYMQGQNYVHGAYSSPNVHTGYPHTSYSQPQSYGTMVQGYGGQPQMGYQQNHLKKGTVRNGDVLKRCRLQTAYELSQDLLDKQIEMLERKYGGVKARNAALTIQRAFRRYTLLKKFAAITAMAKAEKRLSRKLQDPVDRPVNATDHERMAYHSQIYIQQNQTANRPMPIRSMSLRERRHVDNSQSPIPRSQSGRCEIQIGGGGGGHQHVNHSLHQSGRHTPSLAPSPCNRHQPLPPSPCWESSSQESGSSIHYYNPQDTLCGLRQDTPPRDLLRTPCTSPSGPHNLQTPISQNWNNTSQLSSAGRSRGGSGKKVPPEVPKRTSSITSRSMEPRHNGLSKSVENGSLSSVQSSGSDSTNCESSEGDAQRGSPVWKHKGISSSPEHQDCASHTTDTGTIINSVKDLGHSHASSSYQLPLMDHADSMPQTSYKVSETVRKRQYRVGLNLFNKKPERGISYLIRRGFLENSPQGVARFLISRKGLSKQMIGEYLGNLQNTFNMAVLECFSHELDLSGMQVDVALRKFQAYFRMPGEAQKIERLMEVFSQRYCQCNPDVVSRLRSADTVFVLAFAIIMLNTDLHTPNLKPERRMRLDDFVKNLRGIDDCGDIDKDILVGIYERVKDNEFKPGSDHVSQVMKVQATIVGKKPNMALPHRRLVCYCRLYEIPDIHKKERPGVHQREVFLFNDLLVVTKILSKKKNSVTYTFRQSFPLCGMVVTLFEVPHYPYGIRLSQRVDGKVLVTFNARNEHDRCKFVEDLRESISEMDEMETLRIETELERQKSSRGARGGAENRDSGVADVEVCPCPGPCSERSETVDMDTQLKRSALSNSLLDIHEQFAGEKPQRRGSVGSLDSGGLFAKRERKLSQSDDSTPYSRTTEV, encoded by the exons ATGAATTCGATCGTAGATCGTGATTCGCGAAAAATGACTAGATTAGACGAAAATCATTCGAAATTagttatatcgaatatacaGAATCGTTCTCAACGTTTTTCAACGATGTGTGGAAATTATTCCAACGAGATGATGATACATTATACTAGAAGATCGAAGAGTGGTCTTTTTTTGGAGGAGACCCATAGAAGAGACCAAGATTTTGGTTACCTTTGTAACTCGTCGTTACTGTTGGG TTTTCCGCAAAAGATGGAAAGGCCGTCGCACAGTTCGAACGTTAATCAAATGCATGGAGGTGGCAACGTACACGGCGTTTATTCATCTGGAAGTCAGACCAGTCTCTCAACTTCCTACGTTACTGGACAATCTTATATGCAGGGACAAAATTACGTACACGGTGCATACTCATCGCCCAATGTACATACAGGCTATCCTCATACGAGTTATTCTCAACCACAAAGTTATGGTACCATGGTACAGGGATATGGTGGACAACCCCAAATGGGTTATCAACAAAATCATCTTAAAAAGGGAACCGTACGAAACGGTGACGTCTTGAAGAGATGCAGACTTCAAACTGC ATACGAACTATCTCAGGATCTTCTTGACAAGCAAATCGAGATGCTAGAACGAAAATATGGCGGCGTTAAGGCAAGGAATGCGGCATTGACGATACAACGTGCGTTTAGGAGGTACACATTGTTGAAAAAATTCGCTGCCATAACGGCAATGGCAAAGGCGGAGAAAAGATTGAGCAGAAAACTACAGGACCCTGTAGATCGTCCAGTTAACGCAACTGATCACGAAAGGATGGCCTATCACAgtcagatatatatacaacagaATCAAACGGCGAACAGGCCGATGCCTATAAGGAGTATGTCGCTTAGGGAGAGGAGACACGTCGATAATTCGCAATCGCCAATACCAAGAAGTCAAAGTGGCAGGTGTGAGATTCAAataggtggtggtggtggtggacaTCAACACGTTAATCATAGCTTGCATCAAAGTGGTAGGCATACACCATCTTTGGCACCTAGCCCGTGCAACAGACATCAGCCTTTACCTCCTAGCCCTTGCTGGGAATCGAGTTCTCAGGAGAGTGGTTCCAGCATTCATTACTACAATCCACAG GATACCTTGTGTGGTCTTAGACAAGATACACCCCCTAGAGATTTACTTCGAACGCCATGCACTTCTCCGTCTGGGCCACACAATCTTCAGACCCCGATATCGCAGAACTGGAACAACACGAGCCAACTTAGCTCTGCCGGTAGATCCAGGGGTGGTTCCGGTAAGAAAGTACCACCGGAAGTTCCAAAAAGAACGTCTTCCATCACGTCGAGATCAATGGAACCGCGTCACAATGGTCTGAGCAAAAGCGTAGAAAACGGTAGCCTGAGCTCCGTCCAAAGTTCCGGTAGCGACTCCACCAACTGTGAGAGTTCCGAGGGTGACGCTCAGAGAGGGTCACCGGTATGGAAACACAAAGGAATC TCGAGTTCACCCGAACATCAAGATTGTGCAAGTCATACTACCGACACtggaacgataataaatagcGTGAAGGATCTCGGCCATTCCCATGCTAGTTCCAGTTATCAATTACCATTAATGGATCATGCCGATTCAATGCCACAAACGAGTTATAAAGTATCAGAGACCGTAAGAAAACGCCAATATAGGGTTGGATtaaatcttttcaataaaaagcCAGAAAGAGGAATAAGTTATTTAATAAGACGTGGATTCCTTGAGAACAGTCCGCAAGGAGTTGCGAGGTTTTTAATTAGTAGAAAGGGATTATCGAAACAAATGATCGGAGAATATCTTggaaatttacaaaatacttTTAACATGGCTGTACTCGA atgcTTCTCGCATGAACTAGATTTATCGGGGATGCAGGTCGACGTTGCACTGCGAAAATTCCAAGCGTATTTCAGAATGCCCGGGGAGGCACAAAAGATCGAACGTTTGATGGAAGTATTCAGTCAACGTTACTGCCAATGTAATCCTGACGTTGTCTCGAGATTACGTTCGGCCGATACAGTATTTGTTTTGGCATTTGCAATAATCATGCTAAATACAGATTTACATACGCCGAATCTAAAACCAGAACGTAGAATGAGACTCGATGACTTCGTTAAGAATCTCAGGGGTATCGACGATTGCGGTGACATTGATAAGGACATACTCGTTGGCATTTACGAGAGAGTTAAGGACAACGAATTTAAACCGGGCTCCGATCACGTATCTCAAGTTATGAAGGTCCAAGCTACGATAGTTGGGAAAAAACCAAATATGGCTTTGCCGCATAGAAGATTGGTCTGTTATTGTAGATTATACGAGATACCGGATATTCACAAGAAGGAAAGACCTGGGGTACATCAAAGGGAGGTCTTCCTTTTTAACGACTTACTCGTTGTTACCAAAATTttgagtaagaaaaagaacagcGTTACGTACACGTTCAGACAAAGTTTTCCACTTTGCGGAATGGTCGTGACATTATTCGAGGTTCCTC ATTATCCGTATGGAATAAGATTGTCTCAACGGGTCGATGGCAAAGTCCTAGTCACATTCAACGCCAGGAACGAACACGATAGATGTAAATTTGTTGAAGATCTTCGCGAGTCGATAAGCGAAATGGACGAAATGGAAACATTGAGGATCGAAACGGAATTGGAACGGCAAAAAAGTAGCAGAGGTGCGAGAGGGGGTGCCGAAAATAGAGATTCTGGTGTAGCCGACGTAGAAGTTTGTCCTTGTCCAGGACCATGTTCCGAAAGATCAGAAACAGTCGACATGGATACACAATTGAAACGTTCCGCTCTGAGTAACTCGTTACTAGATATACACGAACAAT TCGCCGGTGAGAAACCGCAACGTCGTGGGAGCGTAGGCTCGTTAGATAGCG GCGGCCTCTTTGCTAAACGCGAACGAAAGCTATCGCAGTCGGATGACTCAACACCTTATAGCCGTACTACGGAAGTATAA
- the LOC122632550 gene encoding IQ motif and SEC7 domain-containing protein 1 isoform X6 has protein sequence MNSIVDRDSRKMTRLDENHSKLVISNIQNRSQRFSTMCGNYSNEMMIHYTRRSKSGLFLEETHRRDQDFGYLCNSSLLLGFPQKMERPSHSSNVNQMHGGGNVHGVYSSGSQTSLSTSYVTGQSYMQGQNYVHGAYSSPNVHTGYPHTSYSQPQSYGTMVQGYGGQPQMGYQQNHLKKGTVRNGDVLKRCRLQTAYELSQDLLDKQIEMLERKYGGVKARNAALTIQRAFRRYTLLKKFAAITAMAKAEKRLSRKLQDPVDRPVNATDHERMAYHSQIYIQQNQTANRPMPIRSMSLRERRHVDNSQSPIPRSQSGRCEIQIGGGGGGHQHVNHSLHQSGRHTPSLAPSPCNRHQPLPPSPCWESSSQESGSSIHYYNPQSSSPEHQDCASHTTDTGTIINSVKDLGHSHASSSYQLPLMDHADSMPQTSYKVSETVRKRQYRVGLNLFNKKPERGISYLIRRGFLENSPQGVARFLISRKGLSKQMIGEYLGNLQNTFNMAVLECFSHELDLSGMQVDVALRKFQAYFRMPGEAQKIERLMEVFSQRYCQCNPDVVSRLRSADTVFVLAFAIIMLNTDLHTPNLKPERRMRLDDFVKNLRGIDDCGDIDKDILVGIYERVKDNEFKPGSDHVSQVMKVQATIVGKKPNMALPHRRLVCYCRLYEIPDIHKKERPGVHQREVFLFNDLLVVTKILSKKKNSVTYTFRQSFPLCGMVVTLFEVPHYPYGIRLSQRVDGKVLVTFNARNEHDRCKFVEDLRESISEMDEMETLRIETELERQKSSRGARGGAENRDSGVADVEVCPCPGPCSERSETVDMDTQLKRSALSNSLLDIHEQFAGEKPQRRGSVGSLDSGMSISFQSTSASSMSQGIKHPGQQVHPVHPGATIPGGSKGLTQQPSFLGGLFAKRERKLSQSDDSTPYSRTTEV, from the exons ATGAATTCGATCGTAGATCGTGATTCGCGAAAAATGACTAGATTAGACGAAAATCATTCGAAATTagttatatcgaatatacaGAATCGTTCTCAACGTTTTTCAACGATGTGTGGAAATTATTCCAACGAGATGATGATACATTATACTAGAAGATCGAAGAGTGGTCTTTTTTTGGAGGAGACCCATAGAAGAGACCAAGATTTTGGTTACCTTTGTAACTCGTCGTTACTGTTGGG TTTTCCGCAAAAGATGGAAAGGCCGTCGCACAGTTCGAACGTTAATCAAATGCATGGAGGTGGCAACGTACACGGCGTTTATTCATCTGGAAGTCAGACCAGTCTCTCAACTTCCTACGTTACTGGACAATCTTATATGCAGGGACAAAATTACGTACACGGTGCATACTCATCGCCCAATGTACATACAGGCTATCCTCATACGAGTTATTCTCAACCACAAAGTTATGGTACCATGGTACAGGGATATGGTGGACAACCCCAAATGGGTTATCAACAAAATCATCTTAAAAAGGGAACCGTACGAAACGGTGACGTCTTGAAGAGATGCAGACTTCAAACTGC ATACGAACTATCTCAGGATCTTCTTGACAAGCAAATCGAGATGCTAGAACGAAAATATGGCGGCGTTAAGGCAAGGAATGCGGCATTGACGATACAACGTGCGTTTAGGAGGTACACATTGTTGAAAAAATTCGCTGCCATAACGGCAATGGCAAAGGCGGAGAAAAGATTGAGCAGAAAACTACAGGACCCTGTAGATCGTCCAGTTAACGCAACTGATCACGAAAGGATGGCCTATCACAgtcagatatatatacaacagaATCAAACGGCGAACAGGCCGATGCCTATAAGGAGTATGTCGCTTAGGGAGAGGAGACACGTCGATAATTCGCAATCGCCAATACCAAGAAGTCAAAGTGGCAGGTGTGAGATTCAAataggtggtggtggtggtggacaTCAACACGTTAATCATAGCTTGCATCAAAGTGGTAGGCATACACCATCTTTGGCACCTAGCCCGTGCAACAGACATCAGCCTTTACCTCCTAGCCCTTGCTGGGAATCGAGTTCTCAGGAGAGTGGTTCCAGCATTCATTACTACAATCCACAG TCGAGTTCACCCGAACATCAAGATTGTGCAAGTCATACTACCGACACtggaacgataataaatagcGTGAAGGATCTCGGCCATTCCCATGCTAGTTCCAGTTATCAATTACCATTAATGGATCATGCCGATTCAATGCCACAAACGAGTTATAAAGTATCAGAGACCGTAAGAAAACGCCAATATAGGGTTGGATtaaatcttttcaataaaaagcCAGAAAGAGGAATAAGTTATTTAATAAGACGTGGATTCCTTGAGAACAGTCCGCAAGGAGTTGCGAGGTTTTTAATTAGTAGAAAGGGATTATCGAAACAAATGATCGGAGAATATCTTggaaatttacaaaatacttTTAACATGGCTGTACTCGA atgcTTCTCGCATGAACTAGATTTATCGGGGATGCAGGTCGACGTTGCACTGCGAAAATTCCAAGCGTATTTCAGAATGCCCGGGGAGGCACAAAAGATCGAACGTTTGATGGAAGTATTCAGTCAACGTTACTGCCAATGTAATCCTGACGTTGTCTCGAGATTACGTTCGGCCGATACAGTATTTGTTTTGGCATTTGCAATAATCATGCTAAATACAGATTTACATACGCCGAATCTAAAACCAGAACGTAGAATGAGACTCGATGACTTCGTTAAGAATCTCAGGGGTATCGACGATTGCGGTGACATTGATAAGGACATACTCGTTGGCATTTACGAGAGAGTTAAGGACAACGAATTTAAACCGGGCTCCGATCACGTATCTCAAGTTATGAAGGTCCAAGCTACGATAGTTGGGAAAAAACCAAATATGGCTTTGCCGCATAGAAGATTGGTCTGTTATTGTAGATTATACGAGATACCGGATATTCACAAGAAGGAAAGACCTGGGGTACATCAAAGGGAGGTCTTCCTTTTTAACGACTTACTCGTTGTTACCAAAATTttgagtaagaaaaagaacagcGTTACGTACACGTTCAGACAAAGTTTTCCACTTTGCGGAATGGTCGTGACATTATTCGAGGTTCCTC ATTATCCGTATGGAATAAGATTGTCTCAACGGGTCGATGGCAAAGTCCTAGTCACATTCAACGCCAGGAACGAACACGATAGATGTAAATTTGTTGAAGATCTTCGCGAGTCGATAAGCGAAATGGACGAAATGGAAACATTGAGGATCGAAACGGAATTGGAACGGCAAAAAAGTAGCAGAGGTGCGAGAGGGGGTGCCGAAAATAGAGATTCTGGTGTAGCCGACGTAGAAGTTTGTCCTTGTCCAGGACCATGTTCCGAAAGATCAGAAACAGTCGACATGGATACACAATTGAAACGTTCCGCTCTGAGTAACTCGTTACTAGATATACACGAACAAT TCGCCGGTGAGAAACCGCAACGTCGTGGGAGCGTAGGCTCGTTAGATAGCGGTATgtcaatttcatttcaatctaCTTCTGCGAGTTCTATGAGCCAGGGTATTAAACATCCTGGACAACAAGTGCATCCTGTTCACCCAGGTGCTACGATTCCTGGTGGTAGCAAAGGTCTCACTCAACAGCCATCTTTTTTAGGCGGCCTCTTTGCTAAACGCGAACGAAAGCTATCGCAGTCGGATGACTCAACACCTTATAGCCGTACTACGGAAGTATAA